A window of Bacteroidota bacterium contains these coding sequences:
- a CDS encoding AAA family ATPase encodes MINFVPVQIKPRNGQSLPTPDQSKPVSDDYSGNVIRSAAQRLEDARNLPEVKRLFSVIWQSNELHLMFADTGIGKSIMAVALADALSKGESLMFLENDHHPLNVLYYDFEMSDMQFRMRYTDDLGNDHEFSPHFYIDNIEFSALMLKHPARSMNDLLFQKIRHDIETYQSQVLIIDNLTYLNSLNTQDTQVALEVMRKLTELKNEFELSILVLAHTPKRSMSIPITINDLAGSKHLSNFADSVSAIGKSTQGKSSRYIKQVKPSRSSEILFDADNVVCCEIVKSGTMLTFQHTGFSAEQEHLNMDRNAQKDELKESAREMNQRGMSVREIANQLNIPTTTVHRWTRSGGEVFHSEQMEQTEQNGTDGTCPY; translated from the coding sequence ATGATAAACTTTGTCCCAGTTCAGATTAAACCACGTAACGGGCAGAGTTTGCCGACGCCGGATCAGAGTAAGCCTGTATCTGATGATTATTCAGGAAACGTTATCAGATCTGCCGCTCAGCGACTTGAAGATGCCCGTAATCTGCCTGAAGTAAAACGACTTTTTTCGGTGATATGGCAAAGTAATGAGCTTCACCTGATGTTTGCAGATACGGGTATTGGAAAGAGTATAATGGCTGTGGCGCTGGCCGACGCATTGAGCAAAGGAGAATCGCTCATGTTCCTGGAGAACGATCATCATCCGTTGAATGTTCTATACTATGACTTTGAGATGTCGGACATGCAATTCCGCATGCGCTATACTGATGATCTTGGAAATGATCATGAATTCAGTCCACATTTTTACATTGATAATATTGAATTCAGCGCACTGATGTTGAAACATCCCGCACGATCTATGAACGATCTGTTGTTTCAAAAGATAAGACATGATATTGAGACTTACCAAAGTCAGGTGCTCATCATTGATAACCTGACCTACCTGAATAGTCTGAACACCCAGGACACACAAGTAGCACTGGAAGTAATGCGAAAACTGACCGAGCTTAAAAATGAATTCGAATTGTCGATTCTGGTATTAGCACATACTCCAAAACGAAGCATGAGCATCCCGATCACAATCAATGATCTGGCGGGAAGTAAGCACCTGAGCAATTTTGCAGACAGTGTATCAGCTATTGGAAAGAGCACTCAGGGAAAGAGTTCCCGCTACATCAAACAGGTAAAGCCATCGCGCAGCAGCGAGATACTTTTTGATGCTGACAATGTTGTATGCTGTGAGATCGTAAAGTCCGGAACCATGCTTACGTTTCAGCATACTGGTTTTTCTGCAGAGCAGGAGCACCTTAATATGGATCGTAATGCACAAAAAGACGAGTTGAAAGAAAGTGCCCGGGAAATGAATCAACGGGGCATGTCGGTTCGTGAGATAGCAAACCAGTTAAATATACCGACCACCACCGTTCACCGCTGGACACGATCCGGTGGCGAGGTGTTCCATTCGGAACAAATGGAACAAACGGAACAGAATGGAACAGATGGAACATGCCCCTATTAA
- a CDS encoding helix-turn-helix domain-containing protein: MKIDPNRPMYSLSVSEYVELNRELLSETKITSNTPTEEFPEIMNIDQASAFLKIAKQSIYMMTSKRDIPFIKRGKRVVFRKTDLLNWLDGGRKQTREEIKKDGVILH; this comes from the coding sequence ATGAAAATAGATCCGAACCGCCCGATGTATTCCCTGAGTGTTAGCGAATACGTTGAACTGAACAGGGAGCTCCTGTCAGAAACAAAAATCACAAGCAACACGCCAACGGAAGAGTTTCCCGAGATCATGAACATTGATCAGGCCTCCGCATTTCTGAAAATCGCGAAACAATCCATCTACATGATGACCTCAAAAAGGGATATTCCTTTTATTAAAAGAGGAAAGCGTGTAGTGTTCCGCAAGACGGATTTGTTGAATTGGCTGGATGGTGGCCGTAAACAAACCCGTGAAGAAATCAAAAAGGATGGCGTAATACTCCACTGA
- a CDS encoding T9SS type A sorting domain-containing protein, whose amino-acid sequence MVKQSFSFCLLLFVLQIANAQTVNTNISNGVIFDGEPYLAINPVNNQNMVAVWMGFKYSGGLFRIAIKTRASFDGGNSWSTAVALPHFGTGFGSADPSLAFDKNGLLYVCYIDYKQAPDSGGIYVARSTDGGLNWDTPSKAFDMYDVPNKRPIDRPWLVVDNSNTSNSGTLYITTKPAPWIAPPNRNYFKVSLDNGHTWSTIANVDGGTHLVGSLIAQPMAAPATTLSGKFCAVYPSYVASQNPLPAYYLATSADKGQSFSYSNVFAAIPASNDTNFKLGYQLITDPADSNRMVFLIPDAQNGDNDIFAFRSSNGGQSWNGPVRINDDALSNGKAQDMVWGAYNTTGGLIVTWRDRRDASSNGFWNAGYDFYYATSTDNGQTFSANQKLSSQFITFDSVISQSGNDFLGCTYSGDTLCSVWGDTRNGRMNIYFAKTIAGTNTSVEIMLLNGEGPQWNIYPNPVHEELNVAASAELAGKEVRIYNASGKKISSYMLKEMNEKISIKGFKAGIYFIKIDDDVKRFVVE is encoded by the coding sequence ATGGTTAAACAATCATTCTCCTTTTGCTTACTGCTGTTTGTATTGCAGATCGCTAATGCGCAGACAGTAAATACCAACATCAGCAACGGTGTAATATTTGACGGCGAACCTTATCTGGCCATTAATCCTGTGAACAATCAAAACATGGTTGCAGTATGGATGGGTTTCAAATACTCGGGCGGGTTGTTTCGCATTGCTATTAAAACAAGGGCAAGTTTCGATGGGGGAAACTCGTGGAGCACCGCCGTTGCTCTTCCCCATTTCGGAACAGGCTTTGGTTCGGCCGACCCATCGCTGGCATTTGATAAAAACGGCTTGCTGTATGTGTGCTATATTGATTACAAACAAGCGCCCGATAGCGGGGGGATATATGTTGCCCGTTCCACAGACGGAGGATTGAACTGGGATACCCCATCCAAAGCATTCGATATGTATGATGTTCCAAATAAAAGGCCGATCGACAGACCGTGGTTAGTGGTTGATAATTCAAATACATCCAATTCGGGCACACTATATATTACCACAAAACCTGCCCCGTGGATTGCTCCGCCCAACCGCAATTATTTCAAAGTGTCTCTGGACAACGGGCATACATGGAGCACTATCGCAAACGTGGACGGAGGAACGCACCTGGTGGGAAGTCTCATTGCCCAGCCGATGGCTGCCCCGGCAACAACTTTGAGCGGGAAATTCTGCGCTGTGTACCCCAGTTATGTTGCATCTCAGAATCCATTGCCGGCATATTATCTTGCCACATCGGCGGATAAAGGTCAGTCATTCTCCTATTCCAATGTTTTTGCAGCAATACCGGCTTCAAATGATACCAATTTTAAACTCGGGTACCAGCTTATTACCGATCCAGCGGATAGTAACAGAATGGTATTTCTTATACCCGATGCACAGAACGGAGACAACGACATTTTTGCATTCAGAAGCAGCAACGGCGGACAATCATGGAACGGCCCCGTGAGGATAAATGATGATGCATTATCAAACGGTAAAGCCCAGGATATGGTTTGGGGCGCATACAATACCACAGGCGGCCTTATCGTTACATGGCGCGACAGACGTGATGCATCATCAAACGGATTTTGGAATGCGGGATATGATTTTTATTATGCCACCAGCACCGACAACGGACAGACATTTTCTGCCAATCAAAAATTATCAAGTCAATTTATAACTTTCGATTCCGTGATTTCGCAAAGCGGCAATGATTTCCTGGGCTGCACATACTCAGGCGATACGCTCTGTTCGGTGTGGGGTGATACACGCAACGGCAGGATGAATATTTATTTTGCCAAAACAATTGCAGGCACCAACACCAGTGTTGAAATAATGCTGCTCAACGGGGAAGGCCCACAATGGAACATATACCCTAACCCGGTGCACGAAGAACTGAATGTTGCTGCATCCGCCGAACTTGCAGGAAAAGAGGTCCGCATTTACAACGCAAGTGGAAAAAAGATCAGCAGTTATATGTTGAAAGAAATGAATGAAAAAATCTCGATCAAAGGTTTTAAAGCAGGGATTTATTTTATTAAGATCGATGATGATGTTAAGCGATTTGTTGTTGAATAA
- a CDS encoding DUF6326 family protein: MKTEKMNRKVVLSTLWIFVTLNYLYCDVMSLMDAGLLKQYIAGTVNGMSMTGGFLLGSAILMEIPIAMILLSRILRYKANRWINIIAAIIMTVVQTATLFAGTPTPYYIFCSVIEIAGTAFIFWYALQWREKEAIN, translated from the coding sequence ATGAAAACAGAGAAAATGAACAGAAAAGTAGTCCTGTCAACCCTGTGGATATTTGTCACCCTAAATTATCTTTATTGTGATGTAATGTCACTCATGGATGCCGGTTTGCTTAAACAATACATCGCTGGTACGGTCAACGGCATGAGCATGACCGGCGGCTTTTTGCTGGGCTCTGCGATACTGATGGAAATCCCTATTGCCATGATTTTATTGTCGAGGATATTGAGATATAAAGCTAACCGCTGGATTAACATCATTGCAGCCATTATAATGACCGTGGTGCAGACTGCAACATTATTTGCAGGGACGCCTACTCCTTATTACATCTTTTGCAGCGTCATCGAAATTGCGGGCACCGCATTTATCTTCTGGTATGCTTTACAGTGGAGAGAAAAAGAAGCAATAAATTAA
- a CDS encoding DUF4386 domain-containing protein, whose protein sequence is MNSYKTSNLTAGISIGKAAVIAGIALLLMAIIAPIANFAILNKIYIPGDAVTTFGNLLASQEIFRLGIGIFILVAVLDIIVAWALYVFLKPVNSSLSLLAAWFRIVYAAMLAVVFYYLINVLQLAGGADYLSAYTQEQLQAQVMINFQNFTICWQFALIIFGFHLLVLGYLFLKAGYMKQILGILVMLASVGYLLDGFGKLLSVNYNISISAFTFIGEVVVIFWLLIKGRQVKEVQ, encoded by the coding sequence ATGAACTCTTACAAAACATCGAATCTCACGGCGGGAATATCAATTGGGAAAGCAGCCGTTATTGCAGGCATTGCGCTTCTGCTTATGGCAATCATAGCGCCCATAGCTAATTTTGCAATACTTAATAAGATTTATATTCCGGGCGATGCGGTTACAACCTTCGGTAACCTGCTTGCTTCGCAGGAAATATTCCGGCTGGGCATAGGGATTTTTATTCTCGTGGCTGTGCTTGATATAATTGTGGCTTGGGCGCTGTATGTTTTTCTGAAACCGGTTAACAGCAGTTTATCCCTGCTTGCTGCATGGTTCCGTATCGTATATGCGGCCATGCTCGCAGTGGTTTTTTATTATCTGATAAATGTTTTGCAACTTGCAGGCGGGGCGGATTATCTGTCGGCTTATACACAGGAACAGCTTCAGGCACAGGTCATGATAAATTTTCAGAACTTTACCATCTGCTGGCAATTCGCATTGATTATTTTTGGATTTCATTTATTAGTGCTTGGCTACCTGTTTTTAAAAGCCGGCTACATGAAGCAAATACTTGGGATACTGGTAATGCTTGCATCTGTCGGATACTTGCTTGACGGTTTTGGGAAACTCCTGTCGGTCAATTATAATATTAGCATTTCAGCTTTTACATTTATCGGTGAAGTGGTAGTTATTTTCTGGTTGCTAATTAAAGGCAGGCAGGTTAAAGAAGTGCAATAA
- a CDS encoding inorganic phosphate transporter, which produces MLTLVIITIAIALLFDLLNGMNDAGNSIATIVATRVLPPKLAVLWAAFFNFIAFLVFGVHVASTIGNGIIHPEVLKGDPYCVLAALMGAILWVWFCQRNGLPNSVSHALIGGLIGPALIKGGLSAVFLPGLIKIAIFIVLAPLLGFIIGYFFMILTMLIWGKVPPAKVDRFYRIMQLVSSAGFSLGHGGNDAQKTMGIIAALLFSTGYLTGAFYVPLWVVLSAHLCIALGTLFGAWKVIKTLGHGLTNLKPVHGFVAETSGALTLFGATMLGIPVSTTHTITGAIMGVGVTRRFSAVKWEVAGSIITAWILTIPMTILFSAGIYWMIKLIF; this is translated from the coding sequence ATGCTGACTCTTGTAATAATAACCATCGCGATTGCGCTGTTGTTTGATTTGTTGAATGGTATGAATGATGCGGGAAACAGCATCGCAACCATAGTGGCCACCAGAGTTCTCCCCCCGAAACTTGCAGTTTTATGGGCCGCTTTCTTCAATTTTATCGCATTTCTCGTATTTGGAGTACACGTGGCATCAACGATTGGAAATGGAATTATTCATCCCGAGGTATTAAAAGGCGATCCCTATTGTGTACTTGCAGCTCTGATGGGTGCGATATTGTGGGTGTGGTTTTGTCAGCGGAATGGTTTGCCTAACAGTGTTTCTCACGCGCTAATCGGTGGACTGATCGGTCCTGCCCTTATCAAAGGAGGCCTGTCTGCTGTATTTCTGCCCGGCCTGATTAAAATAGCAATTTTCATTGTTCTGGCTCCTTTACTTGGTTTCATCATTGGATATTTTTTCATGATACTTACAATGTTGATATGGGGTAAAGTGCCTCCGGCGAAGGTTGATCGCTTTTATAGAATAATGCAGTTGGTTTCTTCGGCCGGGTTCAGTTTGGGTCATGGTGGTAATGATGCCCAAAAAACTATGGGGATTATTGCAGCACTTTTGTTCAGTACAGGTTATCTGACGGGCGCATTTTATGTGCCACTATGGGTCGTGCTTTCCGCACATTTATGCATTGCCCTTGGTACACTTTTCGGAGCATGGAAAGTAATTAAAACACTTGGGCACGGTCTTACTAATCTGAAACCTGTTCATGGATTTGTTGCTGAAACATCGGGGGCATTGACTTTATTTGGCGCCACGATGCTGGGCATACCCGTGAGTACCACTCATACTATCACAGGTGCAATAATGGGTGTTGGTGTTACGCGTAGATTTTCTGCAGTAAAGTGGGAAGTTGCCGGTAGTATCATAACTGCATGGATACTTACGATCCCGATGACCATTTTGTTTTCAGCGGGGATTTATTGGATGATTAAACTAATATTTTAA
- a CDS encoding universal stress protein, with product MKTSKMTKVLISLDWDPTAKKVVETGVSLAKAMGAEIILLHVISDPKLYASPNPFTVMGFAGYQYVNPLQSASNTHLAKEDELKTAALKFLDNFKLHLGDDTIQTIVKTGDSAESILMVARKVKADVIVLGSHSKKWLHNITMGSVTKKVLNHTLKPVLIVPTKKQK from the coding sequence ATGAAAACATCAAAAATGACAAAAGTTTTAATCTCACTGGATTGGGATCCAACTGCGAAAAAAGTAGTAGAAACGGGGGTTTCATTAGCAAAAGCGATGGGCGCTGAAATAATATTATTGCACGTAATCTCAGACCCAAAGCTTTATGCCTCGCCTAATCCATTTACTGTAATGGGTTTTGCAGGTTACCAGTACGTTAATCCATTGCAATCTGCAAGCAATACCCATCTTGCAAAAGAGGATGAGCTGAAAACTGCTGCGCTGAAATTTCTTGATAATTTTAAACTGCATCTTGGGGATGATACCATCCAAACTATCGTTAAAACGGGCGATAGCGCGGAATCGATTTTAATGGTGGCCAGGAAGGTGAAAGCAGATGTTATTGTTCTTGGCTCTCATAGTAAAAAATGGTTACATAATATTACTATGGGAAGTGTTACAAAAAAGGTTCTAAACCATACATTAAAACCGGTGTTGATTGTTCCGACCAAAAAGCAAAAGTAG